The Bradyrhizobium sp. WBAH42 genome includes a window with the following:
- a CDS encoding dihydrodipicolinate synthase family protein, with amino-acid sequence MPVTPHKAQRPYRGVFPVAPTIFDERGELDLEGQRRCIDFMIDAGSHGICILANFSEQFVLTDAERETVMHTVLEHVAGRVPVIVTTTHFSSAVCAARSKQAEAAGAAMVMVMPPYHGATFRVPEKGIVEFFKVLSGAINIPIMIQDAPVAGTPLSVELLARLSREFANIRYFKIEVPGAASKLRSLIEAGGKDIEGPWDGEEAITLLADLDAGATGAMTGGGYPDGIRQIIDPYFAGDREKAKAAYERWLPLINYENRQCGLIACKAMMQAGGVIKSEAVRHPLQPLHPATRAGLLELAKERDALALRWGK; translated from the coding sequence ATGCCGGTCACCCCACACAAGGCCCAACGCCCTTATCGCGGCGTGTTCCCGGTCGCGCCCACCATCTTCGACGAGCGCGGCGAGCTCGACCTCGAGGGCCAGCGCCGTTGCATCGACTTCATGATCGATGCCGGCTCGCACGGCATTTGCATCCTCGCCAATTTCTCCGAGCAGTTCGTGCTTACCGATGCCGAGCGCGAGACGGTGATGCACACGGTGCTGGAGCATGTGGCCGGCCGGGTTCCCGTGATCGTCACCACCACGCATTTCAGCTCGGCCGTGTGCGCGGCGCGCAGCAAACAGGCCGAGGCGGCCGGCGCCGCCATGGTGATGGTGATGCCGCCCTATCACGGCGCGACCTTCCGCGTCCCCGAGAAAGGCATCGTCGAATTCTTCAAGGTGCTCTCCGGGGCGATCAATATCCCGATCATGATCCAGGACGCGCCGGTGGCCGGCACGCCGCTGTCGGTCGAGTTGCTGGCGCGGCTGTCGCGCGAGTTTGCCAACATCCGCTATTTCAAGATCGAGGTGCCGGGCGCGGCCTCGAAACTCCGCAGCCTGATCGAGGCGGGCGGCAAGGACATCGAAGGTCCCTGGGACGGCGAGGAGGCAATCACGCTGCTCGCCGATCTCGACGCCGGCGCCACCGGCGCCATGACCGGCGGCGGTTATCCCGACGGCATCCGCCAGATCATCGATCCCTATTTCGCCGGCGATCGCGAGAAGGCGAAGGCCGCCTACGAGCGCTGGCTGCCGCTGATCAACTACGAGAACCGCCAATGCGGCCTGATCGCCTGCAAGGCCATGATGCAGGCCGGCGGCGTGATCAAGTCGGAGGCGGTGCGCCATCCGCTGCAGCCGCTGCATCCGGCAACGCGGGCGGGTCTGCTGGAACTGGCCAAGGAGCGCGACGCACTGGCGCTCAGGTGGGGGAAGTAG
- a CDS encoding selenium-binding protein SBP56-related protein, whose product MTMRPDPTFHASPKLAMEAPAENFAYTLLLSPDFSKPDALAVIDVKPGSPTYSQIVHTVTMPNKGDEFHHFGWNACSSALSPLAGHAFIERRYLIIPGLRSSRIYVIDTKPDPTQAKIHKIIEPEEVFRKTGYSRPHTIHCGPDGIYVSTLGGGGKDGTNGPPGVFIMDCETFEVLGRWEIDRGPQTLHYDFWWNLPRDYMVTSEWALPPQFENGIVPEDLLANKYGHRLHFWDLRARRNVQTIDLGANHQMALEVRPAHDPVREYGFVGVVVDTTNLEASIWTWWREDGKFHAEKTATIPPEPAPKEQLPPLLQGFGAVPPLVTDIDLSMDDRFLYVSCWGTGEMRQYDVSDPRKPKLAGSVHIGGIARRTPHPNGKAFAAGPQMVEISRDGRRVYWTNSLYSTWDDQFYPDGVPGVEVMANVGRNGGLELDKNYFVSFPDGYRAHQIRLEGGDCSTDSFCYPSV is encoded by the coding sequence ATGACGATGAGGCCGGATCCCACCTTTCACGCATCGCCCAAGCTTGCGATGGAAGCGCCTGCGGAGAACTTTGCTTACACCTTGCTGCTCAGTCCGGATTTCTCAAAGCCGGACGCTCTCGCGGTCATCGACGTCAAGCCGGGATCGCCGACCTATAGCCAGATCGTCCACACCGTCACGATGCCCAACAAGGGCGATGAGTTTCATCACTTCGGCTGGAATGCCTGCTCCTCCGCTCTGTCGCCGCTCGCCGGACACGCCTTCATCGAGCGGCGCTATCTCATCATCCCAGGGCTGCGTTCGTCGCGGATCTACGTCATCGATACCAAGCCCGATCCGACCCAAGCCAAGATCCACAAGATCATCGAGCCAGAGGAGGTCTTCAGGAAGACCGGCTACTCACGGCCGCACACGATCCATTGCGGGCCGGACGGCATTTACGTGAGCACGCTGGGCGGCGGCGGCAAGGACGGCACCAACGGACCTCCGGGCGTCTTCATCATGGATTGCGAGACGTTCGAAGTGCTTGGACGATGGGAGATCGACCGTGGCCCGCAGACGCTGCATTATGATTTCTGGTGGAATCTGCCGCGCGACTACATGGTGACGAGCGAATGGGCGTTGCCGCCGCAGTTCGAGAACGGGATCGTCCCGGAAGATCTGCTTGCGAACAAATATGGCCATCGTCTCCACTTCTGGGACCTTCGCGCCCGCCGCAACGTCCAGACCATCGACCTCGGCGCCAATCATCAGATGGCGCTGGAGGTGCGGCCGGCGCACGATCCGGTTCGCGAGTACGGGTTCGTCGGTGTGGTGGTCGACACCACCAACCTCGAAGCATCGATCTGGACCTGGTGGCGCGAGGATGGAAAATTCCATGCCGAGAAGACGGCGACGATTCCTCCTGAACCCGCGCCCAAGGAGCAGCTGCCGCCGCTGCTGCAGGGATTTGGCGCCGTGCCGCCGCTGGTGACGGACATCGACCTGTCGATGGATGACCGGTTTCTCTATGTCTCGTGCTGGGGGACGGGTGAGATGCGCCAGTACGACGTCAGCGATCCCAGAAAGCCGAAGCTTGCGGGCTCAGTCCACATCGGCGGCATCGCGCGGCGCACGCCCCATCCGAACGGCAAGGCCTTTGCGGCAGGTCCGCAGATGGTCGAGATCAGCCGCGACGGCCGGCGCGTGTACTGGACCAATTCGCTCTATTCCACCTGGGATGACCAGTTCTATCCCGACGGGGTTCCGGGCGTGGAAGTCATGGCGAATGTCGGTCGCAACGGTGGCCTCGAGCTCGACAAGAACTATTTCGTGAGTTTCCCCGACGGATATCGTGCGCACCAGATCAGGCTCGAGGGCGGCGACTGTTCGACGGACTCCTTTTGCTACCCGTCGGTCTAG